The following proteins are co-located in the Bordetella bronchialis genome:
- a CDS encoding DUF4148 domain-containing protein — translation MYTKTVISSLILSFAGLGAVRAEAAPDVGLGRPPVHTYASDGRTSSEDLNNIPFGGMPGQAESGLTREQVLAELRDAPRPGPFDELPLGQGDSGSGDAGF, via the coding sequence GTGTATACCAAGACCGTCATTTCTTCTTTGATTCTTTCTTTCGCCGGCCTCGGCGCCGTCCGTGCCGAGGCCGCACCCGATGTGGGGCTCGGGCGGCCCCCGGTGCATACCTATGCCAGCGATGGCCGCACCTCCAGCGAGGACTTGAACAACATCCCCTTCGGCGGCATGCCGGGCCAGGCGGAAAGCGGCCTGACACGGGAGCAAGTCCTGGCCGAGTTGCGCGACGCCCCCCGTCCCGGCCCCTTCGATGAACTACCCCTCGGGCAAGGGGATTCCGGATCTGGAGACGCCGGCTTCTGA